The Vicinamibacterales bacterium genome contains the following window.
TGCCTTCGAGCAGCTTCATAAGTCCTCCAGGGGGCGTGCCTGCTAGTTGGTCCCGACCCCGATTTCGGGGATCGGGCCGGTGCGCCACAGACGTCCGGCCATGTCGCGGCCGAAGAAGCGGCCCGCGTCCTTCGCCAGAGCGATGAGGACGTCCAGCTTGATGTCCTCGCGGTGTCCCATCCGCTGCAGCATGTGCACGAGGTCCTCCGTGCACACGTTGCCGCCGGTGACCGCGGTGAACGGGCACCCGCCCAGACCGGCGAAGGCCGATTCGAAGTACGTCACGCCGGCCCGCAGCGCCGCGTAGGCGTTGGCGAGGCCGAAGCCGTAGGTGTCGTGGAGATGGCACGCGCACCCGATGGCCGGATCGAGCGCGAGGACGGCGGAGAAGAGCCGGTCCACCTGCGCGGGGTTCGCGTGACCCGCCGTGTCCGCCAGGCTGATCGTGCGGAGCCCGGCATCCACGAACCGCCTGACGATGTCGAGCACGCGCACCTCGGGCACCAGGCCCTCGAACCCGCAGCCGAACGCCGATTGCACCGAGACCTGGACGGTGGCGCCCGCGTCGCCCGCCGCCTTCGCCATGGCGATGATGCGGTCGGTGGCTTCGACGGTGCTCATCCCGGTGTTCTTCCGACTGTGGGTGTCGG
Protein-coding sequences here:
- a CDS encoding hydroxymethylglutaryl-CoA lyase, whose protein sequence is MSDIIIHEVGPRDGLQIEKTTVPTEQKIAWIESLIASGIDVIQVGSFVHQQKVPQMADTDVLFTYFSEPAHKPAHARLSGLVLNEKGMERGFKCGVTYFCMGVSASDTHSRKNTGMSTVEATDRIIAMAKAAGDAGATVQVSVQSAFGCGFEGLVPEVRVLDIVRRFVDAGLRTISLADTAGHANPAQVDRLFSAVLALDPAIGCACHLHDTYGFGLANAYAALRAGVTYFESAFAGLGGCPFTAVTGGNVCTEDLVHMLQRMGHREDIKLDVLIALAKDAGRFFGRDMAGRLWRTGPIPEIGVGTN